A portion of the Polaribacter cellanae genome contains these proteins:
- a CDS encoding superoxide dismutase family protein, whose amino-acid sequence MKTLNKIGILLLTVATLGACDSDTKIAKATIEAKSGSNVSGTVTFTESNGTVKMKAKLAGLSAGNHAIHIHAIDDCSAPDGKSAGGHWNPTDKNHGKWMKEPFHIGDIGNLVVGADGKGIIERETNLWSVGGKDANKNVVGHAIIIHEGPDDFSSQPSGAAGPRIGCGEIIRK is encoded by the coding sequence ATGAAAACTTTAAACAAAATAGGAATTTTACTATTAACAGTCGCAACTTTAGGTGCGTGTGATTCTGATACAAAAATTGCAAAAGCAACTATTGAAGCAAAAAGTGGAAGTAACGTTTCTGGAACAGTAACATTTACAGAGTCTAATGGAACAGTAAAAATGAAAGCAAAATTAGCTGGATTATCTGCAGGAAATCATGCAATACACATTCATGCAATTGACGATTGTTCGGCTCCTGATGGAAAATCTGCAGGTGGCCATTGGAACCCAACTGATAAAAACCACGGAAAATGGATGAAAGAACCTTTCCATATTGGAGATATTGGAAATTTAGTTGTTGGAGCAGATGGTAAAGGAATTATCGAAAGAGAAACTAATTTATGGTCTGTTGGCGGAAAAGATGCCAATAAAAATGTAGTTGGTCATGCAATAATTATTCATGAAGGTCCAGATGATTTTAGTTCTCAACCTTCTGGAGCTGCTGGCCCAAGAATTGGTTGTGGAGAGATTATTAGAAAGTAG
- a CDS encoding PPK2 family polyphosphate kinase, translated as MNLEKYKVSKKVKLQDFNTKEVVDNAEKQLKKLRKKLSKIQNKMYAEGKYGALICIQGMDTAGKDSLIREVFKDVNARGVIVHSFKVPTELELKHDFLWRHYIALPAKGKLGIFNRTHYENVLVTRVHPAYILGENIPNIKSVNDINDDFYHDRMERINQFENHLTKSGTIVLKFFLHLSKEEQKNRLLRRLNLPEKNWKFSEGDLKERKLWDKYQDCYEDVLNRTSKENAPWFVVPADDKTSARLILAEILVEEFKKYDFKEPVLSKKVSHRIDEFKAQLNNE; from the coding sequence ATGAATTTAGAAAAATATAAGGTTTCCAAGAAGGTTAAACTACAAGATTTTAATACAAAAGAAGTGGTTGATAATGCTGAAAAACAACTTAAAAAGTTGCGTAAAAAATTAAGTAAGATTCAGAATAAAATGTATGCTGAAGGTAAATACGGAGCTTTAATTTGTATCCAAGGAATGGATACTGCTGGTAAAGATAGCTTAATTCGTGAGGTTTTTAAGGATGTAAATGCGCGTGGAGTAATAGTTCACAGTTTTAAAGTGCCAACAGAATTAGAATTGAAACACGATTTCTTATGGAGACATTATATTGCGTTGCCAGCCAAAGGAAAATTAGGTATTTTTAATAGAACGCACTATGAGAATGTGTTGGTTACAAGAGTGCATCCAGCATATATTTTGGGTGAAAACATCCCGAATATAAAAAGTGTAAACGATATAAATGACGATTTTTACCACGATAGAATGGAAAGAATCAATCAATTTGAAAATCATTTGACCAAAAGCGGAACGATTGTGTTAAAATTCTTTTTACACTTATCTAAAGAAGAACAAAAAAACAGATTGCTAAGAAGGTTAAATTTACCAGAAAAAAACTGGAAATTCTCTGAAGGAGACTTAAAAGAACGTAAATTGTGGGATAAATATCAAGATTGTTACGAAGATGTTTTAAACAGAACTTCAAAAGAAAATGCACCTTGGTTTGTAGTTCCTGCAGACGATAAAACTTCTGCTCGTTTAATTTTAGCAGAAATATTGGTTGAAGAATTTAAAAAATACGATTTTAAAGAACCTGTTTTGTCGAAAAAAGTATCACATAGAATAGATGAATTTAAAGCACAATTAAATAACGAGTAG